In Kryptolebias marmoratus isolate JLee-2015 linkage group LG20, ASM164957v2, whole genome shotgun sequence, a genomic segment contains:
- the LOC108238615 gene encoding uncharacterized protein LOC108238615 — MGNNQCPAQDAAHLAAVARGICPFPSYNPSPHFGHMLSINSSHHLQEHYTAVQRSLTPKQLEDFTQSLRTTFGREGKVTLGGVGVVALSLAVLFDTVARQVRGEVVSDSGPIPGVFVKEPSGYYPPQVNTMSKYLRLVPHIANNPTRMREETERCLNQLIADEESLDQLGENHTLPIREDVTQINRLMGDFVAVSLMLHLFRLKNASVDEWDGLSSNQRPFHIVNFNCDTEAADKVFLAEVEYFDSYTKRAFEKCKPKSDPESWLRYIAELELADVMSIPFLAIGFSPTEQRLNQRENFDLKAHALGKWAQSTD, encoded by the exons ATGGGGAACAATCAGTGCCCTGCTCAAGATGCAGCCCACCTGGCTGCTGTTGCTCGAGGCATCTGCCCCTTCCCAAGCTACAACCCAAGTCCTCATTTTGGCCACATGCTGTCCATCAACTCTTCACATCACCTGCAGGAACACTACACAGCAGTGCAGCGCTCGCTGACACCCAAGCAGCTGGAGGACTTCACCCAGAGCCTGAGGACCACGTTTGGCCGAGAGGGTAAAGTGACTCTTGGTGGGGTTGGTGTGGTGGCTCTATCTCTGGCTGTGCTGTTTGACACTGTTGCCAGACAGGTCAGGGGAGAGGTGGTGTCAGACTCCGGGCCCATTCCAGGTGTTTTTGTCAAAGAACCAAGCGGTTATTACCCACCTCAAGTCAACACGATGAGCAAATACCTAAGACTGGTGCCTCACATTGCTAACAATCCCACCAGGATGAGAGAAGAGACAGAAAG GTGCTTAAACCAGTTAATAGCTGATGAAGAAAGTTTGGATCAACTGGGAGAAAACCACACCTTGCCAATAAGGGAAGATGTCACACAAATCAATAGATTAATGGGGGATTTTGTAGCAGTCAGTCTGATGCTTCACCTTTTCCGCCTAAAAAATGCTAGCGTGGACGAGTGGGATGGACTGAGTTCAAATCAAAGACCTTTTCACATTGTGAATTTCAACTGTGACACAGAAGCTGCTGACAAAGTCTTTTTGGCTGAAGTGGAATACTTCGACAGCTACACCAAAAGGGCCTTTGAGAAATGCAAGCCGAAGTCGGATCCAGAGTCATGGTTGCGCTATATTGCAGAATTAGAGCTTGCAGATGTCATGTCCATTCCCTTCTTGGCAATTGGATTTTCTCCTACTGAACAAAGGCTAAACCAAAGAGAAAATTTTGACCTGAAGGCTCATGCACTGGGGAAATGGGCACAGTCCACTGACTAG
- the crispld1b gene encoding cysteine-rich secretory protein LCCL domain-containing 1b — protein MKRSPPFLDWVGAVGLILCLTQSVLATVLTNSSRLESILDKYREKDEGGWKARSRGRRAISEGDKHLILDLHNKLRGQVHPPASNMEYMVWDYELERSAEHWAYSCRWEHGPSHMLTQIGQNLGTHWGRDRPPTYHVQAWYDEVRYYSYPYSQECNPHCPFRCSGPVCTHYTQLVWATSNRIGCAINVCYNMNVWGMIWAKAVYLVCNYSPPGNWWGHAPYKYGAPCSACPASYAGGCRNNLCYKEGGVDRHPAHEIEETNYIEPEPEPVRDREPEPRAQTPNPSPNDNIERNQVVSTEQMSQQVECETKLRDQCKGTTCNRYECPPGCLERSGKVVGTEYYDMQSSVCGAALHSGVIDNDGGWLDVTRLGRKQYFTKSYKNSIQSIGKNRSANSFKVDSVPVKAVRCDTTVALFCPFKKPVRHCPRLYCPRNCLNDNQARVFGTKYYSDKSSICKAAIHAGVIQNESGGYLDVMPMDKRRQYSGSYQNGISSESVSNPTGGKAFRVFTVI, from the exons ATGAAGAGGTCTCCTCCTTTCCTGGACTGGGTCGGAGCGGTTGGTTTGATCCTCTGCCTGACCCAGAGCGTGCTGGCCACGGTCCTCACCAACTCCTCACGTCTCGAGTCCATCCTGGACAAGTACAGAGAGAAGGACGAGGGGGGGTGGAAGGCCAGGTCCAGAGGGAGGAGGGCGATCAGCGAAGGAGACAAGCACCTCATCCTCGACCTGCACAACAAGCTGCGAGGTCAGGTCCACCCTCCGGCCTCCAACATGGAGTACATG GTGTGGGACTACGAGTTGGAGCGGAGTGCAGAACACTGGGCATACTCGTGCCGATGGGAGCACGGTCCGAGCCACATGTTGACACAAATAGGACAAAACCTTGGAACGCACTGGGGCAG GGACAGACCGCCCACCTACCATGTGCAGGCCTGGTACGATGAGGTGAGGTACTACAGTTATCCATACTCTCAGGAGTGTAATCCACATTGTCCGTTCAGATGTTCAGGACCTGTTTGTACTCACTACACTCAG TTGGTATGGGCAACTAGCAATCGTATTGGCTGTGCCATCAACGTGTGTTACAACATGAATGTCTGGGGAATGATCTGGGCCAAAGCTGTCTATCTGGTCTGCAACTACTCTCCACC gggAAACTGGTGGGGTCATGCTCCATACAAATACGGAGCACCTTGTTCTGCCTGTCCAGCGAGCTATGCTGGCGGCTGCAGAAACAACCTGTGTTATAAAG AGGGTGGAGTTGACAGGCACCCAGCTCATGAGATTGAGGAGACCAACTACattgaaccagaaccagaaccagtgaGGGACAGAGAGCCCGAACCAAGGGCCCAAACACCTAACCCATCACCCAATGACAACATTGAGAGGAACCAAGTTGTCAGTACAGAGCAGATGT CCCAACAGGTGGAATGTGAGACCAAGCTGAGGGACCAGTGCAAGGGAACAACCTGTAACAG ATATGAATGTCCACCTGGTTGTCTGGAGAGATCTGGAAAAGTAGTTGGGACAGAATACTATGATATG CAATCCAGTGTGTGTGGAGCTGCACTGCACTCTGGAGTCATTGACAATGATGGAGGATGGCTTGATGTAACCCGACTGGgcagaaaacaatattttaccaaATCGTACAAGAATAGCATCCAATCCATTGG GAAAAATAGAAGTGCAAATTCCTTCAAAGTAGATTCGGTGCCTG TCAAGGCAGTAAGATGTGATACTACAGTGGCACTTTTTTGTCCATTCAAGAAACCTGTTCGACACTGTCCCAG gttgTATTGTCCCCGGAACTGTTTGAATGACAATCAAGCCCGAGTCTTTGGGACAAAATACTACTCAGAT AAATCCAGTATCTGTAAAGCAGCCATTCATGCAGGAGTGATCCAGAACGAGTCTGGAGGTTACCTCGATGTGATGCCGATGGACAAAAGGCGCCAGTACAGTGGCAGTTATCAGAATGGCATCTCCTCAGAAAG CGTATCGAACCCCACAGGAGGGAAAGCCTTCAGAGTTTTCACTGTCATCTGA